In a genomic window of Rhododendron vialii isolate Sample 1 chromosome 12a, ASM3025357v1:
- the LOC131310040 gene encoding histidine kinase 3-like — protein sequence MSLLHVIGFGLIVGNLLLVLCCWLVSLISMNWFINGESMDSKIELVGNGPKMWLKLWDKISGDSCKIQLHYYQYIGSKRVRKTLWKKLLVTWVVFWSLVSLGVCWYMSSQAMEKRKETLASMCDERARMLQDQFNVSMNHVQAMSILISTFHHSKNPSSIDQRTFARYTERTAFERPLTSGVAYAVRVLHSEREQFEMRQGWTIKRMDTLEQTPVHKDEYNPESLEPSPLSEEYAPVIFAQDTISHVVSIDMLSGKEDRDNVLRARASGKGVLTAPFRLLKSNRLGVILTFAVYKTDLPSNATPNERIQATDGYIGGVFDIESLVEKLLHQLASKQTILVNVYDTTNSSQPISMYGTNVSHDGLQHVSALNFGDPFRKHEMRCRFNQKQPWPLLAILTSIGILIISLLVGYIFHATVNRIAKVEDDYHEMMELKKRAEAADVAKSQFLATVSHEIRTPMNGVLGMMHMLMDTDLDVTQQDYVRTAQASGKALVSLINEVLDQAKIESGKIELEAVQFDLRAILDDLLSLASAKSQEKGVELAAYISDKVPEMLIGDPGRFRQILTNLIGNSIKFTENGHIFVTVHLVEEVMESIEVETESSSKNTLSGFPVADTHQSWEGFRTLSQDRRSLSRLSSSADLVNVIVSVEDTGVGIPLKAQNRVFTPFMQVGPSNSRIHGGTGIGLSISKCLVGLMKGEIGFTSVPGVGSTFTFTAEFTSTSELRNQHINNQSNSVSSEFRGMTAVVVDPRNVRVKVSRYHIERLGIHVEVVPDLNQCFLTIGTGNTSIDMVLIEQEVWDKDLAFSSLFIDRLGKLELSVPPKLFLLSLSLSSTRSSFATSHVYNPTVITKPLRASMLAAALQRAMGVGNKGNGCNGELPGLSLRNLLLGRKILVVDDNYVNLRVAAGALKKYGADVVCAESGKKAVSLLKPPHEFDACFMDIQMPEMDGFQATKKIRDMEHSMNGHFQQGELSAEPCENVCDWHVPILAMTADVIQATHEQCLKGGMDGYVSKPFEPEQLYREVSRFLRTAADHNS from the exons GTTGGTATATGAGCTCCCAAGCTatggagaagaggaaggagacACTTGCCAGTATGTGTGATGAGAGGGCTAGGATGTTACAGGATCAGTTCAATGTCAGTATGAATCATGTGCAGGCCATGTCCATTTTGATTTCAACTTTCCACCATAGCAAGAACCCATCATCTATTGATCAG AGGACTTTTGCGAGGTACACTGAAAGAACTGCTTTTGAAAGGCCTCTAACAAGTGGTGTGGCATATGCTGTGAGGGTCCTGCACTCTGAAAGGGAACAATTTGAGATGCGACAAGGGTGGACAATTAAGAGGATGGACACACTGGAGCAAACCCCGGTCCATAAGGACGAGTATAACCCAGAATCCCTGGAGCCTTCCCCGTTAAGTGAGGAATATGCCCCTGTCATATTTGCACAGGATACTATTTCTCATGTGGTTTCTATTGATATGCTATCTGGAAAG GAAGATCGTGATAATGTGCTACGTGCAAGAGCATCTGGAAAGGGAGTTCTCACTGCTCCTTTTAGGCTACTCAAATCAAATCGCCTTGGAGTCATTTTGACTTTTGCTGTCTACAAGACGGATCTCCCCTCAAATGCAACTCCGAATGAGAGAATTCAAGCAACTGATGG GTACATTGGTGGAGTCTTTGATATCGAATCACTTGTGGAGAAGTTACTCCACCAACTTGCGAGCAAACAGACCATCCTCGTGAATGTTTACGATACCACCAACTCTTCGCAGCCTATCAGCATGTATGGCACAAATGTGTCACATGATGGGTTGCAGCATGTTAGTGCACTTAATTTCGGGGATCCGTTTAGAAAACATGAGATGCGTTGCAG ATTCAATCAAAAACAACCATGGCCATTGTTAGCTATATTGACCTCTATTGGGATCCTCATAATTTCATTGCTTGTCGGGTATATATTCCATGCGACTGTGAATCGAATAGCCAAAGTTGAGGATGATTACCATGAGATGATGGAGCTCAAGAAACGAGCTGAGGCAGCTGATGTTGCAAAATCTCAG TTCCTTGCTACTGTGTCCCACGAGATCAGAACCCCAATGAATGGAGTTCTGG GAATGATGCATATGCTAATGGACACAGATCTGGATGTAACTCAACAAGACTATGTCAGAACTGCACAGGCCAGTGGGAAAGCACTAGTTTCTCTTATAAACGAGGTTTTGGATCAAGCGAAGATCGAATCTGGTAAGATTGAGCTTGAGGCAGTTCAATTTGATCTGCGGGCGATTTTGGATGATTTGTTATCACTTGCTTCTGCGAAGTCTCAGGAAAAAGGAGTGGAG CTTGCAGCTTACATCTCTGATAAGGTTCCTGAGATGCTGATTGGTGATCCGGGTAGGTTTCGGCAAATCCTCACAAATCTCATTGGCAATTCAATCAAA TTCACCGAGAATGGGCATATTTTTGTCACTGTCCATCTCGTTGAAGAGGTAATGGAATCTATAGAAGTTGAAACAGAATCATCATCTAAGAATACATTGAGTGGATTTCCTGTGGCGGATACACATCAGAGCTGGGAAGGATTCAGAACTCTCAGCCAAGATAGGCGTTCTCTGTCACGGTTGTCGTCGTCCGCTGACCTTGTCAATGTAATTGTCTCTGTAGAGGACACGGGTGTTGGGATCCCTCTAAAAGCACAAAATCGCGTTTTCACACCCTTCATGCAGGTGGGCCCCTCAAACTCCCGAATACATGGTGGCACTGGGATTGGGTTAAGCATAAGCAAGTGTTTGGTAGGCCTCATGAAAGGTGAAATTGGGTTCACAAGCGTACCCGGGGTGGGGTCCACCTTTACTTTTACTGCTGAATTTACTAGTACGAGTGAGCTTAGGAACCAACATATCAACAACCAGTCCAATTCAGTTTCTTCAGAATTTCGTGGCATGACTGCTGTAGTTGTGGACCCTAGAAATGTCCGGGTCAAGGTGTCTAGATATCACATCGAGCGGCTGGGAATTCACGTTGAAGTGGTTCCTGATTTGAATCAATGTTTCTTAACCATAGGCACTGGGAATACATCTATTGACATGGTTCTTATAGAACAGGAAGTTTGGGATAAGGACTTGgctttttcctctctttttattGATAGATTAGGAAAACTCGAGCTCAGTGTTCCTCCAAAACTGTTtcttctgtctctctctctcagttctACCAGAAGTAGTTTTGCAACTTCCCATGTTTATAATCCAACTGTCATCACAAAGCCCCTGAGAGCTAGTATGTTAGCGGCGGCACTACAACGAGCCATGGGTGTTGGGAACAAGGGGAATGGATGCAACGGAGAACTCCCTGGTTTGTCTCTTCGCAATCTGCTTCTGGGGAGAAAGATTTTGGTTGTGGATGATAATTATGTAAATCTTAGAGTAGCTGCCGGAGCCTTGAAGAAATATGGAGCCGATGTGGTGTGTGCAGAAAGCGGAAAGAAGGCGGTTTCATTGTTAAAGCCACCCCATGAATTTGATGCCTGCTTTATGGATATTCAGATGCCGGAAATGGATGG GTTTCaagctacaaaaaaaattcgagaCATGGAACACAGCATGAATGGTCACTTCCAACAAGGAGAACTATCGGCAGAACCATGCGAAAACGTATGTGATTGGCATGTGCCAATTTTAGCTATGACTGCAGACGTAATTCAGGCTACGCATGAGCAGTGCTTAAAGGGTGGAATGGATGGCTATGTTTCGAAACCATTTGAACCCGAACAACTTTATCGTGAAGTTTCACGCTTTCTCCGAACTGCAGCCGATCATAACTCATAG